One window of the Paenibacillus beijingensis genome contains the following:
- a CDS encoding DUF1835 domain-containing protein, with product MLHIVNGDSVADKLRQTVVQGDILVWRELYSEGPVFDDPAQQSHRSVRAQYLERTMGIPAREYIAGCEAQEKALADFSRYKEIVLWFEYDLFDQTMLCYLLHWFSGQSLGHTKLSLLNIDSFPGIDSFRGLGQLSVKQLEQLLGAWHPVQQEQLDLGAQVWEAYASPEPGELVRLLAADTSALPFVHDAFQLHLSRLPSVYNGLGIVEQTTLEILQRAPLTTFNLFAQAGDRLHVLGMGDLQYWHCLAKMSQSPHPLLHIEGLTSFPNYKNHSPSFGNCAVRLTELGRVVLSGEKDWMQVNGIDEWYGGVHLHGHLIQWRWDSSQNMVVST from the coding sequence ATGCTCCATATCGTAAACGGAGATTCCGTCGCGGACAAGCTGCGGCAAACCGTCGTGCAGGGCGATATTCTCGTCTGGAGAGAACTCTACTCTGAAGGTCCGGTATTTGACGATCCCGCGCAGCAGTCCCACCGTTCCGTGCGGGCGCAATATTTGGAACGGACGATGGGAATTCCGGCCCGGGAATACATTGCCGGCTGCGAAGCGCAGGAGAAGGCGCTGGCCGATTTCAGCCGCTACAAGGAAATCGTATTGTGGTTCGAATACGATCTGTTCGACCAGACGATGCTTTGTTATTTGCTCCATTGGTTTTCCGGACAATCTCTTGGCCATACGAAGCTGAGCCTGCTAAACATCGACTCGTTTCCGGGCATCGATTCGTTTCGCGGCTTGGGACAGCTGTCCGTGAAACAGCTGGAGCAACTGCTCGGCGCTTGGCACCCTGTGCAGCAGGAGCAACTCGATTTGGGCGCTCAAGTGTGGGAAGCGTACGCTTCGCCCGAACCAGGCGAACTTGTGCGGCTCCTTGCAGCCGATACCTCCGCCCTCCCCTTTGTGCATGACGCTTTTCAGCTCCATTTGTCGCGTCTCCCCTCCGTTTACAACGGACTCGGCATTGTCGAGCAGACGACGCTGGAGATCCTGCAGCGCGCTCCGCTTACGACGTTTAATCTGTTCGCTCAAGCCGGGGATCGGCTTCACGTTCTTGGCATGGGTGATCTGCAGTATTGGCACTGTCTTGCGAAAATGTCTCAAAGTCCGCATCCCCTGCTCCATATCGAAGGTCTAACCTCTTTTCCAAATTATAAAAATCACTCGCCGTCATTCGGCAACTGTGCCGTTCGTTTAACGGAGCTGGGCAGAGTCGTTTTGAGCGGGGAAAAAGACTGGATGCAAGTGAACGGAATCGATGAATGGTACGGAGGTGTACATCTGCATGGGCATTTAATACAATGGAGATGGGACTCATCCCAAAATATGGTTGTCTCGACGTAA